From Xylocopilactobacillus apis, a single genomic window includes:
- a CDS encoding DUF4411 family protein, whose protein sequence is MKWYNPEVFSKLWIELNKRHEVQIIDYVNNEIEYPDELVTWVKEKHQKNEIEINEEIISVYNKLIKWVRNCSRWSEAGFAEWQKPEKADPWLIAIAKVNDFTIVTLDGNLRTSLPDKKSFSNKEPKISAVANRYEVSTIPMYELLKEMELSF, encoded by the coding sequence ATGAAATGGTATAATCCCGAAGTTTTTTCGAAACTATGGATTGAGCTCAACAAAAGACACGAAGTTCAAATAATTGATTACGTGAACAATGAAATTGAATACCCGGATGAACTTGTAACCTGGGTAAAAGAAAAACACCAGAAAAACGAAATCGAAATTAATGAAGAAATAATTAGTGTTTATAATAAATTAATTAAGTGGGTTAGAAATTGTTCTCGCTGGTCAGAAGCAGGTTTTGCGGAATGGCAAAAACCAGAAAAAGCTGATCCGTGGTTAATTGCAATTGCAAAAGTAAATGATTTTACGATTGTTACACTAGATGGAAATTTACGAACTTCTCTTCCTGATAAAAAATCTTTCTCCAACAAAGAACCTAAAATCAGTGCAGTCGCAAATAGATACGAAGTTTCAACAATTCCGATGTACGAACTTTTAAAAGAAATGGAATTGTCATTTTAA
- a CDS encoding immunoglobulin-like domain-containing protein — protein sequence MLENRIDKSPAFSGTWGTKYIPESEKAEANSKGLSRLGDSTNGAFNQTTNLRNGLTDDQKFQLTGGGSTAWVDPKSGDGTIVVPRGTSADVIAKKIYQLQYQSNFSIRNVAPMKAIHGDEFSTHPSGSLSTKDNSYNVQFNPKGTVGTNDVDKFAATNDNLTPVNNDNFSYIDPVSSDTVLKAEGVNNYLAVADPRQKEDGSQAGLKTDFSNKLLHTPLDTNSTGNDGIGQDYDNTVAKRIPNQADTSADGIDTPIGASHMDTDKFGHGLPNTVNFWPAYDVNTSLGAGVNGLGVNDAINKDQAKYDKTNNYYEVPTYPFGGPDTASTFGGGDAESITLDPTSAENQLGNVVHAFEPKDGKKDAASPFMVREAWDSTHGIFGTAPFTGTTEQQIKDKVAANGSFTDTTGKSIKKSFTYEAPLNNMVFKSYRNPYSTVISTALPFAKDNAEFTTGKYDDGSTFPTGGLDNPAGLAEPLVTHPGDMNNSTNSFSGEYSNETDGNTLLSTLPYTNPWYVNYRGTANTIGSMDYNDKITDIKGNAEVNIQGAPNATAKSLHLNGLTWESKRIWDTDGNGVVDTTDTNTKKMGIYNANKHVQKVDDSTLSQGYGPSGNMKVDVTSDLSIPPAGSTPNENNTYNRWIETDGNKLKGKELHNEIFTTADTAHSVPNWGGGTHHPHDHNGTIADNELKQVQDANNNDGFNLDDNGKPFLKPGSFVRSTLVGIPWSGSIGSSYNNAAETGGFVVPSSEVPNPNNTSGEQVTGSGPYYGNGNIVVKSATQTHHEVHKQFAKNVGYVLINASGLSEAQSRKLSKYQIPDGKRGTDSNNYLNYISNSNDFGDTERPYISPVNDDLTYRGGLLGVMSIHGDQSKPGMTIDHYTAADTDATDPNPNLYFISQGSTASPSLAGSIYNSILQNASNADPIFLETPGLTPDENNVRVDKDNGQFASDTDLHYGLAWNDSSDLPQVKIKRSLNVQYLVPVSVARNVKTTWEQTVDTRYEQTSDAPSPTHGYFYDIKQTVKTDYDNYNLYLGDVKLGSSQSADRPIDGVLTNTSDTNSSYYNNYNAVNTKTDSLAKLRPVNNQIAYTRIDKSYPHYDSELFDKGSNTDDISANKSSVSGNKWIGESNEISADSNKEKDAEASKKIGTSDDYSIGIVKAPDKFFKTTGGVPNDPKKGLEANDQNVVQSTENAADGKQGINKTMDVDANDNGMAISDPDSYTTLAKAYNVNISGDGDKAKVTPNDKDNSSNKWDRVKLVEQLMQNGGDAGAFYYIPSLPRLYSNWGKARVNVVVYDQAAVPAPTKQDTKPSFSTTDVSGGNDPFNVSLRPYTTTYDDGAVLTTANVPQNFKNLLSRTLVAGNPDLVDNTGKVAANKLQQILVSSFLGSWQQNDGSFKQTDSGRGVSSPLYMYGGFGISNSDTKNSYSQWPKGYVDGTGDYSNAVNSFPGDFYRGGADLRLTDGSGKINGIPMTSLSADISKVDVTKPGTYPVVYTYTNPSNAKDTASITVPVTVTDSSAPVFAFQGSTDSTINVGDSFNENEYKVVGSWTIFNNYGGDYSKLPNFEGIAKSSDGTPQVTITGHVDTHTPGIYQLTYKATSISGATTTMVRNITVLAKENAAEWTLTPNKMVGYINYVPGYGIMVYNAPAGKATGQRLAHGTAWKISQRAVNTKGEVYYAVGKNQWINGKYVSFTPINTITPLRGEVQIVYKKGYGVNLWKSAGTTNGFYPGRKLQHGSKWKTSGKQNGFYKVGKDQWIQGDYASYKAY from the coding sequence TTGTTAGAGAACAGAATCGATAAGTCGCCCGCATTTTCCGGTACTTGGGGCACTAAATATATTCCTGAGTCTGAGAAAGCTGAAGCTAATTCTAAAGGCTTGTCGCGGTTAGGGGACTCTACCAACGGGGCCTTTAATCAGACCACCAATCTTAGAAATGGCTTGACCGATGATCAGAAGTTTCAGCTCACCGGTGGTGGGTCGACTGCTTGGGTTGATCCCAAATCTGGTGATGGGACGATCGTCGTGCCGCGCGGGACGAGCGCTGATGTCATTGCCAAGAAGATTTATCAGCTTCAATACCAAAGCAACTTCTCTATCCGCAACGTTGCTCCGATGAAGGCTATTCATGGCGATGAATTTAGTACTCACCCTTCCGGCAGCTTGTCTACTAAGGATAACTCTTACAACGTCCAGTTTAATCCTAAAGGAACTGTTGGAACTAATGATGTTGATAAATTTGCAGCAACTAACGATAATCTGACGCCTGTTAACAATGATAATTTTAGCTATATTGATCCTGTTTCGAGCGATACAGTTTTAAAAGCTGAAGGTGTTAATAACTACCTTGCGGTCGCTGATCCGAGACAAAAAGAAGATGGATCTCAGGCTGGGCTGAAGACTGATTTCAGCAACAAGCTTCTTCATACCCCGCTTGACACTAACTCTACTGGAAATGATGGGATTGGCCAAGATTATGACAATACCGTAGCTAAAAGGATCCCTAATCAGGCTGATACTAGTGCAGATGGGATTGATACGCCGATCGGGGCCAGTCATATGGATACTGATAAATTCGGGCATGGACTTCCAAATACTGTAAACTTTTGGCCTGCTTATGATGTTAATACTTCTTTAGGTGCCGGAGTTAATGGTCTTGGTGTTAATGACGCTATTAATAAAGATCAGGCAAAATATGATAAAACTAATAATTACTATGAAGTGCCCACCTATCCATTTGGAGGACCAGACACAGCTTCAACGTTTGGGGGTGGAGATGCAGAATCAATTACTTTAGATCCAACATCTGCGGAAAATCAGCTTGGTAATGTTGTTCATGCTTTTGAGCCAAAGGACGGCAAGAAAGATGCTGCTTCTCCATTCATGGTCCGTGAAGCTTGGGACAGTACTCACGGCATCTTCGGGACTGCTCCTTTTACGGGTACAACGGAACAGCAGATTAAGGATAAGGTTGCAGCTAACGGTTCATTTACTGACACAACCGGTAAGTCAATCAAGAAGAGCTTTACCTATGAAGCACCTTTAAACAACATGGTCTTCAAGTCTTACCGTAATCCTTACAGTACGGTCATCTCTACTGCTTTGCCTTTTGCGAAAGATAATGCTGAATTTACTACCGGGAAGTATGATGACGGCAGTACATTCCCTACTGGGGGACTTGATAATCCTGCAGGATTAGCTGAACCGCTTGTAACACATCCTGGTGATATGAATAATTCCACTAATAGTTTCAGTGGTGAGTATAGTAATGAAACTGATGGCAATACATTACTATCAACGCTCCCATATACGAACCCGTGGTATGTCAATTATAGGGGTACTGCCAATACTATTGGTAGTATGGACTATAATGACAAGATTACTGATATCAAGGGAAATGCAGAAGTAAATATTCAGGGCGCTCCAAACGCTACGGCTAAGTCTCTGCACTTAAATGGTCTTACTTGGGAATCTAAACGAATTTGGGATACCGATGGTAATGGTGTTGTTGATACAACTGACACTAATACTAAAAAAATGGGTATTTATAATGCAAATAAACATGTTCAAAAAGTTGATGACTCAACTTTGAGCCAAGGATATGGGCCCAGTGGAAATATGAAAGTAGATGTGACTTCTGATCTAAGTATACCTCCAGCAGGTTCGACTCCTAATGAAAATAATACATATAATAGATGGATTGAGACAGATGGAAATAAATTAAAGGGAAAAGAATTACATAATGAAATATTTACCACTGCTGATACGGCTCATTCAGTGCCAAATTGGGGAGGGGGAACTCATCATCCTCATGACCATAATGGAACCATAGCTGATAATGAATTGAAGCAAGTTCAAGATGCTAACAATAATGATGGGTTTAATTTAGACGACAATGGAAAGCCATTTTTGAAACCAGGTTCATTTGTTCGTAGTACATTGGTTGGAATACCGTGGTCGGGTTCGATAGGATCTTCATATAACAATGCTGCTGAAACAGGGGGATTTGTAGTACCTAGTTCGGAGGTACCAAATCCAAACAATACTTCAGGAGAACAAGTAACAGGTAGTGGACCCTATTATGGTAATGGAAATATTGTGGTAAAATCTGCGACACAAACCCATCATGAGGTCCATAAACAGTTTGCCAAGAATGTTGGATATGTACTGATTAACGCAAGTGGTTTGAGTGAAGCTCAAAGCAGAAAGTTATCTAAATATCAAATTCCTGATGGAAAAAGGGGAACGGATTCAAATAATTATTTAAACTATATATCAAATTCTAATGATTTCGGAGATACTGAGCGTCCTTATATTTCTCCAGTAAATGATGATCTTACCTATCGTGGTGGATTACTTGGGGTAATGAGTATTCATGGAGACCAAAGTAAGCCAGGAATGACTATTGATCATTATACAGCTGCTGATACAGATGCTACTGATCCAAATCCAAACTTATATTTTATTAGTCAAGGTAGTACAGCAAGTCCATCATTAGCTGGAAGCATCTATAATTCGATATTACAGAATGCTTCTAATGCTGATCCAATTTTCTTGGAAACACCTGGTCTTACACCTGATGAAAATAATGTCAGAGTAGATAAAGATAATGGTCAATTTGCTTCAGATACAGACTTGCATTATGGTTTGGCTTGGAACGATTCGTCAGATTTACCGCAGGTTAAAATCAAACGTTCACTTAACGTTCAGTATTTAGTTCCAGTTTCAGTTGCTAGAAACGTTAAAACTACATGGGAACAAACTGTGGATACTAGATACGAACAAACTTCTGATGCTCCTTCTCCTACACACGGTTATTTCTATGATATTAAACAAACCGTTAAGACAGACTACGATAACTATAATCTGTATTTAGGAGATGTAAAATTAGGTTCTTCACAAAGCGCAGATAGACCTATTGACGGTGTACTTACAAATACTTCTGATACCAATTCATCATATTATAATAATTATAATGCTGTTAATACAAAAACCGATTCGCTTGCTAAACTTCGTCCAGTAAACAACCAGATCGCCTATACTCGTATTGACAAGAGTTATCCTCATTATGATTCAGAGCTGTTTGATAAAGGTTCAAATACTGATGATATCAGTGCTAATAAATCATCAGTTAGTGGAAATAAGTGGATTGGCGAATCTAACGAAATTTCAGCTGATTCCAACAAAGAAAAAGATGCTGAAGCTTCAAAGAAGATCGGTACTTCTGATGATTATTCAATCGGAATTGTTAAAGCTCCTGATAAATTCTTCAAAACCACTGGCGGTGTTCCAAATGATCCGAAAAAAGGTTTAGAAGCTAATGATCAAAATGTTGTTCAATCAACCGAAAATGCAGCTGACGGCAAACAAGGAATCAACAAGACGATGGACGTTGATGCCAATGACAACGGAATGGCAATCAGTGATCCTGACAGCTACACAACATTAGCTAAAGCATATAATGTTAATATTAGTGGTGATGGTGATAAAGCTAAAGTTACTCCTAATGATAAAGATAACAGTTCTAATAAGTGGGATCGTGTTAAGTTAGTTGAACAGTTAATGCAGAACGGCGGAGATGCAGGTGCATTCTACTACATTCCATCCCTTCCTCGTCTTTACAGCAATTGGGGCAAAGCCAGAGTAAACGTAGTAGTTTATGATCAGGCAGCAGTTCCAGCTCCAACTAAACAAGACACAAAACCATCATTCTCAACAACAGATGTATCTGGCGGAAACGATCCATTTAATGTCAGTCTTCGTCCATATACCACAACATATGATGATGGTGCAGTATTAACTACTGCTAACGTTCCACAGAACTTCAAAAACTTATTAAGTAGAACACTAGTAGCTGGTAACCCTGACTTAGTAGACAATACAGGTAAAGTAGCAGCTAATAAATTACAGCAGATCTTAGTTAGTTCATTCTTAGGCAGCTGGCAGCAGAATGACGGCAGCTTCAAGCAGACTGACTCAGGACGAGGTGTAAGTTCACCGCTCTACATGTATGGCGGCTTTGGAATCAGTAACTCTGATACGAAGAACTCATACTCACAATGGCCGAAAGGTTATGTTGATGGAACCGGTGACTACAGCAATGCCGTAAACAGCTTCCCAGGGGACTTCTACCGTGGCGGAGCAGATCTAAGACTTACTGACGGCAGCGGAAAGATCAATGGAATTCCAATGACCTCCTTAAGTGCAGATATCAGTAAAGTAGATGTCACAAAACCGGGAACTTATCCAGTAGTTTATACCTACACTAATCCAAGCAATGCCAAAGATACCGCAAGCATTACGGTCCCAGTTACGGTAACTGATTCAAGTGCACCTGTATTTGCCTTCCAGGGCAGTACCGACAGTACCATTAATGTTGGCGACAGCTTTAATGAGAATGAGTACAAGGTCGTAGGGTCATGGACAATCTTTAACAATTACGGCGGAGATTACTCGAAGCTTCCTAACTTTGAAGGAATCGCAAAGAGCAGTGACGGAACACCTCAGGTAACGATTACGGGACATGTTGATACTCATACGCCTGGTATTTACCAGTTAACGTATAAGGCAACAAGTATCAGCGGTGCAACAACTACAATGGTTAGAAACATTACCGTACTGGCTAAAGAGAATGCAGCTGAATGGACATTAACCCCTAATAAGATGGTTGGGTACATCAATTATGTACCAGGCTATGGCATTATGGTATACAATGCACCAGCAGGCAAAGCAACCGGTCAGAGATTAGCACATGGTACAGCATGGAAGATCAGCCAGAGAGCAGTTAATACAAAGGGAGAAGTTTACTATGCAGTAGGCAAGAACCAGTGGATTAACGGCAAGTACGTGTCATTCACGCCAATTAACACGATTACCCCACTACGAGGCGAAGTACAGATCGTCTACAAGAAGGGATACGGAGTTAACTTGTGGAAGAGTGCAGGTACAACGAACGGCTTCTATCCAGGACGTAAGTTGCAGCATGGTAGCAAGTGGAAGACATCTGGTAAACAGAATGGCTTCTACAAGGTTGGTAAGGATCAGTGGATCCAAGGCGACTATGCGAGTTACAAAGCTTACTAA
- a CDS encoding IS3 family transposase, producing MIKDLHHEYLGQDTEELGIVSISRLTTLAHVSRRAYYYWLNGGRKESQKSDFNALLLGRIKVIFQASRQTKGYLSMTAELNVWLQDHQLPTVNHKRVRRLMREAGLRSVIRKKLPAESKIEAEYVVDNKLNRNFERKGINEVWASDSTFLTYGEHHEKGVWLCGVLDLYSGEILGWSLSLNKTTDAAIAAFDQAFQIFPDAHPLVHSDRGSAYTSFKFRDYLKEHQVEQSMSRPGNPHDNAVIESFWSQFKTEWMEQCEQDISTLENLNDYIKEGIHYFMTERRTQKNNGLTPLELRKLAA from the coding sequence ATGATCAAAGACTTACATCATGAATATCTTGGTCAAGATACAGAAGAATTAGGAATTGTATCAATCAGCCGCTTAACGACTCTTGCGCATGTCAGCCGGCGCGCTTATTATTACTGGCTCAATGGTGGACGCAAGGAAAGCCAGAAAAGTGATTTTAATGCTTTATTGTTAGGAAGGATTAAAGTTATTTTTCAAGCGAGCAGGCAAACTAAAGGCTATCTGAGTATGACGGCAGAATTAAATGTGTGGCTGCAGGATCATCAACTGCCAACTGTTAACCATAAGCGCGTTCGTCGCTTGATGCGAGAGGCGGGGTTGCGGTCGGTGATTCGAAAGAAGCTTCCTGCAGAAAGCAAAATTGAGGCCGAGTATGTGGTTGATAACAAGCTTAACCGCAATTTTGAACGCAAGGGGATTAACGAAGTGTGGGCGAGTGATTCCACTTTTTTAACTTACGGCGAACATCATGAGAAAGGTGTTTGGCTTTGTGGCGTGTTAGATTTATACAGTGGTGAAATCTTAGGATGGTCGTTAAGTTTGAACAAGACTACAGATGCTGCAATTGCTGCTTTTGACCAGGCCTTTCAAATTTTCCCGGACGCTCATCCGCTAGTGCATTCAGATCGCGGATCTGCTTATACTTCGTTTAAGTTTCGTGATTATTTGAAAGAACACCAGGTTGAACAAAGTATGTCTCGGCCTGGGAATCCGCACGATAATGCAGTTATTGAGTCTTTTTGGAGCCAGTTCAAGACAGAGTGGATGGAGCAGTGTGAGCAAGATATTTCGACTCTGGAGAACCTGAATGATTATATAAAAGAAGGGATTCATTATTTTATGACGGAAAGACGTACTCAGAAGAATAATGGTTTGACGCCGCTTGAACTGCGCAAGCTGGCAGCTTAG
- a CDS encoding helix-turn-helix domain-containing protein produces MLGVKKTVGFDFNRKLEVVKWTLNHQMDYRQAVEKFDLSYQQVYTWVAKYRKDGDRGLIDRRGRKIPFDEMNEVQRLNCEVKLLRVQLQDRNLMELMRKKSEIVEGRG; encoded by the coding sequence ATGTTGGGGGTCAAAAAGACAGTGGGATTTGATTTTAATCGAAAATTAGAGGTTGTGAAGTGGACGCTTAATCACCAAATGGATTATCGACAAGCGGTGGAAAAGTTTGACCTATCTTATCAGCAGGTTTATACGTGGGTGGCAAAGTACCGAAAAGATGGGGATCGTGGTCTGATTGATCGAAGAGGGCGCAAAATTCCTTTTGACGAGATGAATGAAGTTCAGCGCTTAAATTGTGAGGTTAAGTTGCTAAGAGTCCAGCTGCAGGATCGAAACCTGATGGAATTGATGCGAAAAAAATCCGAAATAGTCGAAGGGAGGGGTTAA